One genomic segment of Sminthopsis crassicaudata isolate SCR6 chromosome 2, ASM4859323v1, whole genome shotgun sequence includes these proteins:
- the TMEM179 gene encoding transmembrane protein 179: protein MGKNKLVFAQGSCYFLAFLFSFIVVVPLTENCHDFHGRCLLFTEGMWLNTNLTVQEHQRFTVQEWGSPAACHYSLLAALLSLSVAIGLAWRSLYLLCKGFDEWLFTIVRCMTCCFFLIELQNICGATSGCPLNWQYLISSKSWEETTLGLLKEVMSNPRVCFLSLYISSQRFSSTEGQHLKWDCYRGGGAEGYFGNNFLFQYFCHFSCEEFQNMDLDLNPENSAFYDQFSLAQFGLWAAWLAWLGITILAFLKVYHNYRQEDLLENLIHEKELLLGRTSSRTFFQDEKSGMI, encoded by the exons ATGGGGAAAAACAAATTAGTCTTCGCTCAGGGCTCCTGCTACTTCCTTGCCTTCCTGTTCAGCTTCATCGTGGTGGTGCCCCTGACTGAGAACTGCCATGACTTCCACGGCCGCTGCTTGCTCTTCACTGAGGGCATGTGGCTGAACACCAATCTGACCGTGCAGGAACATCAGCGCTTCACGGTGCAGGAGTGGGGCTCCCCCGCTGCCTGCCACTACTCTCTGCTCGCTGCCCTGCTCTCCCTGTCTGTGGCCATTGGCTTAGCCTGGCGGTCGCTCTATCTCCTGTGCAAGGGATTCGACGA ATGGCTTTTCACCATAGTCAGATGTATGACTTGTTGCTTCTTCCTAATtgaattacaaaacatttgtgGAGCAACTTCTGGCTGTCCTTTGAACTGGCAGTACCTGATTTCTTCCAAGTCTTGGGAGGAAACTACATTAGGTTTGTTGAAAGAAGTAATGTCAAATCCCagagtttgttttctttccctttacatTTCTTCTCAGAGGTTTTCCTCCACTGAAGGACAACATTTGAAGTGGGACTGCTACCGTGGAGGTGGGGCAGAAGGGTATTTTGGAAATAACTTTCtgtttcaatatttttgccactTTAGCTGTGAAGAATTTCAGAATATGGACTTGGATTTGAACCCTGAAAACTCAGCCTTCTATGACCAGTTTTCTCTTGCCCAG TTTGGTCTCTGGGCTGCCTGGCTGGCTTGGCTGGGCATCACGATCTTGGCCTTCCTGAAGGTTTACCACAACTACCGGCAGGAGGACCTGCTGGAGAACCTCATCCACGAGAAGGAGCTGCTCCTGGGCCGAACCTCGTCGAGGACCTTTTTTCAAGATGAGAAGAGCGGCATGATCTAA